CTGAGATGCGCACTTCGGGCTGGAGCCGCATGTACGCCTCGGCCCAGGCCAGCGCCAGGTTCACCAGGGTGTCCGAGCCTTTCTGCTGGATGCTGACGGCGGGCGGTGGTTCGGTGCCGCTGGCGGGTTGCGGCGAGCCGCACCGCGCGAGCGCCAGCGCGACCCATGCGCCCAACCCGATCGCTGCCGCAATCCGCAACATCCGCGCCATCGCTTACCCCTTCAGCGGTCGCCCAAGCCTGGGCTTGCACAGAATCTCCAGCACGCGGAAGTCAAAGAAGTCCTGGGCGTTGGCCGGGAGCACAACCATGGCCGTATCCGCTCCGCGCCCGGTGCCCGCCACGGTGATGGCCGGTTCGCCCACGCGCACCAGGCCCGCGTCGGCGGCCATGATGGCAATCTCCACGCCCACCTTCACGCCCTGGGAGAAGTTGCGCAACACGAACGCGATGAGTTCGTCCAGCATGTAGGTGCCGAATTCCTTCCGGACGGCGCGGTTGATGCCGCCAAAGGCGTGCTGGCAGGTGAGGAGTTTGGCGCCGGTGGCCAGGATGGCCTCTCGGTTCGCGTCGGTCAGTTCCTGCGTGTTGGGCGCCTTGAACCCGTGGCTGTGGGATACCACGATCAGGTCGTAGCCGCGGAACGCTTCGGCGGCCCGCACGCCGGTCGCGCCCGTCGTCGTGGCGACAAGGATGGCGCGGATGCCGAGTTGATCGGCGCGGGCCTTGGCGATTTCCAGCGTCCTCTCGGTGTTGGCCGGCCCGGCCCGCTCAAAGTACACGCAGGGTACGACTGACTCACTCACAGCAGCGTTCCCTCCTTTCGGCAGCGCACACGTTTCCATCACACAGAGAAGCGCCCTGGGGCACACCCAGGGCGCTTCTAGAATGCTCGCAAGGGGAAGCGGGCTTCTAGGCCCAGCCGCGCAACCTCATGGCCTCGGCCACACGGTGCACGGCCACCAGGTATGCCCCAACACGGTTGTTCACCTTGTGCTTCTGGGACATCTCATGGACGGCATGGAAGGCCGCCGTCATCTTGTGGTCCAGTTTCTCGTGAACCTCTTTAATTGGCCAGTAATAGTCGTAGGCGTTCTGGACCTGCTCAAAGTAACTGACGGTAACGCCGCCCGCGTTGCACAGGAAGTCGGGGATGACGTACACGCCGTTGGCGAACAGGATCTTGTCGGCCTCGGGCGTGGTCGGGCCGTTGGCGAACTCGGCCACGATCTTAGCCTTGATGTTGGCGGCGTTCTTCTCGGTGATCTGGTTCTCCAGCGCCGCGGGGATGAGCACCATCACCTCCAATTCCAGCAGTTCTTCATTGGTGATGTTCTTGGCGCCGGGGAAGTTGAGCACGGAGCCGGTCTTCGCCTTGTGCTCCGAAACCGCCTTGGGATCAAGCCCTTCCGGGTTGTAGATGCCACCCTTGGAGTCGCTGACGGCGACGACCTTCATGCCCAGAATCTCCTGGGCCAGGACGTGGCCGTGGTATCCGGCGTTGCCGTAGCCCTGGATGGCGCAGGGCGCGCCCTTCAGGTTCAGGCCGAGCGCCTTGGCTGCCTCGCGGATAGTATACACGCCGCCCCGCGCCGTCGCGTCGCCGCGGCCCGCGGAACCGCCCAACGGCAGCGGCTTGCCGGTGATGACGCCCGGGACGTTGTAGCCCGTGATGATGCTGTACTCGTCCATCATCCAGGCCATGATCTGCGGGTTGGTGTACACGTCGGGGGCGGGCACGTCAATCTCGGGGCCGATGAACTTGGCGATGGCCCGGATGTACCCGCGGCTCAGCCGCTCCAACTCGCCCTGCGACATCTCCTTGGGGTTGCAGATGACGCCGCCCTTGCCGCCGCCCAGCGGGATGTCCACCACGGCGGTCTTCCAGGTCATCCACGCGGCCAGCGCGCGCACGGTGTCAATGGTCTCCTCGGGGTGGAAGCGAATGCCGCCCTTGGTCGCGCCGCGGGCGTCGTTGTACTGCACGCGGAAGCCCTTGAACACCTTGACGGTGCCGTCGTCCATCTTCACGGGGATGGTTACGTGCAGTTCGCGCATGGGCTCGCGCAGGAGCGCATGGATGCCAGGCTCCAGTTTCAGGATGGCTGCTGCCTCGTCCAATTGCTGTTGTGCGATTTTGAAGGGATTCAGTTTCTCGGTCATGTCCAAAAACTCCTTTGTTTTAGATTTTCACTGGGCGAAGAGTGGCTCGTCTTTGAGCCGAGAGGGATACTTCGGTTCCAATCACCTCCTTGTGATGGATATCCTGTGAATCGTGGCGCAATCCGTGCGGATTATAACACACTGTGGCGGGGAGGCCAAAATCACCGCCTTTCCGCCAGGAGCGCCCGCAGGATTTCGGCGGCCAGGGTGGGGTTGGCCTGCCCCTTGGTCGCCCTCATCATCTGCCCCACCAGGAACTTGAGCACTTGCTCCTTGCCGGCCAGGTACTGGGCCACGGCGTCGGGGTTGTCGGCGATGACCTGCCGCGCGACCGCCTCCAGAGCCGAGGCGTCGCGGACCTGGGCCAGCCCTCGCCGCCGCACGATGTCCCGCGGCGACTCGCCCGTGGCCGCCATGTCGCCCAGCACGTCCTTGGCGATGGTCGTCGTGATGACGCCCTCTTGTATCAACCCCATGAGTTCGCAAAGTTGCGCCGGGCGGATGGACAATTGGCTCATCTCCAGGCCCCGCGCGTTCATCAGGCGGAAGATCTCGCCGGTGATCCAGTTGGCGGCGCCCTTGGCGTCGCCGCCGAGGCGCACCACGGCCTCAAAGAAGTCGGCCACCTCCCGATCGGCGGTGAGCACGCCCGCGTCGTAGGCACTCAGCCCGTAGTCGCGGACGAACCGATCCCGCCGCGCCTCGGGCAGTTCGGGCAGGCGCGCCCGTATCGCCTCTACCCATTCGCGGCTCAATTCCAGCGGCGGCAGGTCCGGCTCCGGGAAGTAGCGGTAGTCGTCGGCTGATTC
Above is a window of Chloroflexota bacterium DNA encoding:
- a CDS encoding Glu/Leu/Phe/Val dehydrogenase, which encodes MTEKLNPFKIAQQQLDEAAAILKLEPGIHALLREPMRELHVTIPVKMDDGTVKVFKGFRVQYNDARGATKGGIRFHPEETIDTVRALAAWMTWKTAVVDIPLGGGKGGVICNPKEMSQGELERLSRGYIRAIAKFIGPEIDVPAPDVYTNPQIMAWMMDEYSIITGYNVPGVITGKPLPLGGSAGRGDATARGGVYTIREAAKALGLNLKGAPCAIQGYGNAGYHGHVLAQEILGMKVVAVSDSKGGIYNPEGLDPKAVSEHKAKTGSVLNFPGAKNITNEELLELEVMVLIPAALENQITEKNAANIKAKIVAEFANGPTTPEADKILFANGVYVIPDFLCNAGGVTVSYFEQVQNAYDYYWPIKEVHEKLDHKMTAAFHAVHEMSQKHKVNNRVGAYLVAVHRVAEAMRLRGWA